A window of Spirochaetota bacterium genomic DNA:
AAACAAAATACACGCCAGCAGGCGGAATAGGCGAACTAAAGGAGGCCATAGTAGATAAATTTAAAAGAGACAATAATCTCGATTACACAATCCCTAATGTGACTGTTAACTGTGGCGGGAAGCACTCCTTTTACAATCTGATGCAGGTGCTGCTCAATGATGGGGATGAGGTAATTATTCCATCACCCTATTGGGTCTCATATCCCCCGATGGTTCTCCTTGCCGGAGGCATCCCCCTTATCATAGAATCCAGAGAGGAGAAGGGATTTAAGATCAGTCCTCAGGACCTAGAAGGGGTTATTACAGAGAGGACCAGGGCTATTGTAATTAACTCGCCCTCCAATCCTACTGGAGCCACCCATTCAATGGAAGAGCTTCAAGCCCTTGCGGAAATTATAATAAAAAAGAATATTCTTATTATATCAGATGATATCTATGAATCAATACTATATGACAATCGCAGCTTTGTTAATATCGCATATCTATCTGATGAATTGAAGAGTAAAACCATTGTTTTAAATGGGGTCTCCAAATCCTACTCAATGACAGGATGGAGGATCGGGTATATGGCTGGCGATGAGACTATAATAAAGAAGACCGAGATATTGCAGAGTCAGTCTACATCTAATCCCACCTCAATATCTCAATGGGCGGCCCTTGCGGCACTCAGGGGTGATCAGGGTGTAGTGAAGGAGATGGTAAAGGAATTTTCAAGAAGAAGAATCCTGATCGTTGATGGACTAAACGACATTCCAGGTTGTAATTGTCTGCAGTCTGAAGGGGCATTCTATGTATTTCCAAATATTGAAAAAGTATTTGATTTTAATGGTTGGAAATCAGTTGAGGGTAAATATAAGAGCGAAAATAAATCCGCAAAACTCAGCACATACCTGTTGGAAGAGTCAAAGGTGGCCGTAGTTCCAGGCATAGCCTTTGGAAGCGACAATCATATCAGATTATCCTTTGCCACTTCCGATGATAATATTATCAAGGGGATCGATAGGATACGAGAAGCAATAGAGAAGCTTGTGTAGAATACAACTGATGTTGGTTAGTTAAATGCTTATCATAGAGCGAACATCCTCACGATACCCCTGGGACAAGGCCTCCCTAAAGTTTGGTAATCAAGTCGATAAATCCGGATAAGATATCCTTCTCTTCCCTCTTCATTCGCAAAGACAGAAGCGTTTCCCTAGTGGTATCGATTAGCTCCCCCAATTTTTTCTCAGAAATGCTTAATGCGCCGCTCCTTCGGATCATACACTTTATGCTATCAATCTCCCTCTTTGTCTTCTTCTTCTTTGTGAAGAGGGAAAGGAACTCATCCCTTTCACCCCCCTTAAGGTTCCTGGCCGTGTTCTGTATTAAGAGGGTCAGCTTCCCCTCCTCAATATCTGAGTTCAAGGATTTCCCGGTGTCCTCAATGCTGCCGAATACGCCCAGAATGTCATCCCTCACCTGAAAGGCCAATCCAAGGGGGATCGAGAATTCCCTGATTCTCTCCCCTTCCCCATCCTCCTTTGACCTGGATAAGAGGAATCCCATAAGCATTGGGCTCAATATTGTATAATGAGCCGTCTTCAAGGCGCTTATCTGCATTGGGGCGGGGCTGTTAATATCTATTCTAACTGGCAGGGAGTGGAGGCTGTCCAGAATCTGTCCACAGGCTGT
This region includes:
- a CDS encoding pyridoxal phosphate-dependent aminotransferase translates to MQFSKKILNVKPSPTLEVTALANSLKAKGIDVIGFGSGEPDFDTPQFIKDAAIKAIVDGKTKYTPAGGIGELKEAIVDKFKRDNNLDYTIPNVTVNCGGKHSFYNLMQVLLNDGDEVIIPSPYWVSYPPMVLLAGGIPLIIESREEKGFKISPQDLEGVITERTRAIVINSPSNPTGATHSMEELQALAEIIIKKNILIISDDIYESILYDNRSFVNIAYLSDELKSKTIVLNGVSKSYSMTGWRIGYMAGDETIIKKTEILQSQSTSNPTSISQWAALAALRGDQGVVKEMVKEFSRRRILIVDGLNDIPGCNCLQSEGAFYVFPNIEKVFDFNGWKSVEGKYKSENKSAKLSTYLLEESKVAVVPGIAFGSDNHIRLSFATSDDNIIKGIDRIREAIEKLV
- a CDS encoding polyprenyl synthetase family protein, with the protein product MFKDFSNTYIPMIDQSIKDFFRKKRENAEFEFIENLYSDLEEYCIRKGKRVRPLLLLLSYLGYSRRKDNLDAIIRIASILEMMHSFLLIQDDIIDNSLIRRGSDALHVVSYDRYCDITWNSNIGRDVAIVMGDILFSNALEIIGELRINPRIKDEFIKLFAKTYELTACGQILDSLHSLPVRIDINSPAPMQISALKTAHYTILSPMLMGFLLSRSKEDGEGERIREFSIPLGLAFQVRDDILGVFGSIEDTGKSLNSDIEEGKLTLLIQNTARNLKGGERDEFLSLFTKKKKTKREIDSIKCMIRRSGALSISEKKLGELIDTTRETLLSLRMKREEKDILSGFIDLITKL